One genomic segment of Catalinimonas alkaloidigena includes these proteins:
- a CDS encoding AraC family transcriptional regulator, with protein sequence MKAELISRSIHQDSSFSLEKHCYKSFLKKWHYHPELELVIIVESTGTRFVGDNIEKFSPGEIVLLGQNLPHLWLNDKAYFADNSTLKAKANVVHFSENFAGGLFNIPEFSGIKHLFERARRGIKFEGLGNEDIVHKINEMYNLEGFEKVMRLLDILHELSNYPHATLLSSAGFVDNFKSKQHHKLIVVYEYIMNNFKQEITLDKVAELASMNPSAFSRYFKSINKKTFTQYLNEVRIGYACKLLQEHRYNIAEVCFESGYNNISNFNRQFKSLKKMSPTAYLKMYAQLEYN encoded by the coding sequence ATGAAAGCCGAGCTGATAAGCCGCTCTATACACCAAGACAGTTCCTTTTCTTTAGAGAAGCACTGCTACAAAAGCTTCCTAAAAAAATGGCATTACCACCCTGAACTGGAACTGGTAATCATAGTGGAAAGTACCGGTACCCGATTCGTGGGTGACAACATTGAAAAATTTTCACCCGGAGAGATTGTATTGCTTGGCCAGAACCTCCCCCATCTCTGGCTGAATGATAAAGCTTACTTTGCTGATAATTCAACGTTAAAGGCAAAAGCTAATGTGGTTCACTTTAGTGAAAATTTCGCCGGAGGGTTATTTAATATCCCTGAGTTTTCTGGCATCAAGCACTTGTTCGAGCGTGCCCGCCGAGGAATCAAATTTGAAGGGTTAGGAAATGAGGATATAGTACATAAGATCAACGAAATGTATAATCTTGAAGGTTTTGAAAAAGTGATGCGCCTGCTAGATATCCTTCATGAGCTATCCAATTACCCGCATGCGACTTTGCTTTCAAGTGCTGGCTTTGTAGATAATTTTAAGAGTAAGCAACATCACAAACTTATAGTGGTATATGAGTACATCATGAATAACTTTAAGCAGGAAATCACGCTGGATAAAGTAGCGGAACTGGCCAGCATGAATCCTTCTGCTTTCAGCCGTTATTTCAAAAGCATTAATAAAAAGACCTTTACCCAGTATCTCAATGAGGTCAGAATTGGTTATGCCTGCAAACTATTACAGGAACACCGTTACAATATTGCTGAAGTGTGTTTTGAGTCTGGTTATAATAATATTTCCAATTTCAACCGGCAGTTCAAATCATTGAAAAAAATGTCTCCTACTGCTTACCTCAAGATGTATGCCCAGCTAGAGTATAATTAA
- a CDS encoding SusC/RagA family TonB-linked outer membrane protein — protein sequence MAVSVTYAQQKTITGKITDSEGDALPGVTVLEKGTTNGTVTNVEGDYRINLRGEGSNVLVFSSIGYLSQEVEVGNRNTIDVSLEVDTKQLEEVVVVGYGTQKRANVTGAIGSISSENLNNVTTANSAGLIQGKVAGVRVENGGGAPGAGVNIVIRGSGTLGNDQPLYVIDGNITNSMSFLNPNDIESVEVLKDAAAAAIYGNRAANGVIIVTTKRGSAGETQINFSSKFGTQGPTSTFDFLNARQYADYRNLANDNDGQPRALANDAEFDPSVDTDWQDLSINPAPVTDLNLSISGGNENTTFYISSQYFDQEGIVVDSDFKRYNFRANSSFTKGRFKIEESLSLAREVNNPNTYFGRERGELPTIPVYDETNDGGFAGIEPAYHGVARGINWYGLAKLNDNRYTTDGILGNVSAQYEFIDGLTYKLNVGIDYTVAHNYNFTPTFFFSTSQEAFNDVADLNENVVRSLGSLVENTLNYNKAFGKHNIDLLAGFTQQVGESRSVGAQVTDFATNDLRVVDAANEEINSTGNLQQYALQSVLGRVNYNYDGKYLLSATIRRDGSSRFTEENRYGTFPSISLGWRVSDEAFFPEGFVSDLKLRGSYGELGSQNIGNYVTITGLNIYTDYFFDGGRQSGTALTNFANPNVVWETTKTTDIGADIGLMDDKISITLDYFNKRSEDILTDLPIPVYGGVGSSITQNAATIENRGFEFSGTYNHLPVGNGLQFSVTANFTVLDNEVIKLGEGVSPISGGGFTQQSLVATRTEAGYPLGSFYGHVVEGIYQTQEEINADGRANAQLGDLNFVDLDEDGNIDNDDRTFLGDPIPDFEYGMIFNATYKNFNLSMFLQGVEGVDIWNAKKFQFIFDDGGNKITDVLDAWTPENTNTNIPRATVIDPANNKRSSSFYVEDGSYLRLKSIQLSYDLPSLLTDKIGIGNARVSISGQNLLTLTQYSGYDPEIGRNSGTKATGLFGAGVDVEAYPQARSVFLGLDISF from the coding sequence ATGGCTGTCTCCGTAACCTATGCCCAGCAAAAAACGATAACCGGAAAAATCACTGATAGCGAAGGGGATGCTCTACCCGGAGTTACAGTATTGGAAAAAGGAACTACCAACGGAACTGTAACCAATGTTGAGGGAGATTACCGTATCAACCTCAGGGGTGAAGGCAGTAATGTGCTCGTGTTTTCTTCTATTGGTTACCTGTCACAGGAAGTAGAAGTAGGGAACAGAAATACGATTGATGTAAGCCTTGAGGTAGACACCAAACAATTAGAAGAAGTAGTAGTAGTGGGTTATGGTACCCAGAAAAGAGCTAATGTAACGGGCGCGATAGGCTCTATATCTTCTGAAAACCTTAATAATGTAACTACAGCTAACTCCGCCGGATTGATCCAGGGTAAAGTGGCCGGGGTAAGGGTAGAAAACGGTGGTGGTGCTCCAGGAGCCGGGGTTAATATCGTAATTCGTGGTTCGGGCACACTTGGTAATGATCAGCCGCTTTATGTTATTGATGGTAATATTACCAATTCCATGTCTTTCCTTAATCCCAACGATATAGAGTCGGTAGAGGTATTGAAAGATGCAGCCGCAGCGGCTATTTACGGAAACCGGGCCGCCAATGGAGTAATTATTGTGACTACCAAGCGAGGGTCTGCGGGTGAAACACAGATTAATTTTAGTTCAAAGTTCGGTACCCAGGGACCCACCAGCACGTTTGACTTTCTCAATGCCCGCCAATACGCTGACTATCGTAACCTTGCCAATGATAATGATGGTCAGCCCCGCGCATTAGCCAATGATGCAGAATTTGACCCCTCAGTAGATACTGACTGGCAGGATTTATCTATTAACCCTGCTCCTGTCACAGATTTAAATCTGAGTATATCCGGTGGAAATGAGAATACCACCTTTTATATCTCCAGCCAATATTTTGATCAGGAAGGGATAGTGGTAGATTCGGATTTCAAACGTTATAATTTCAGAGCTAACTCATCTTTTACCAAGGGTAGGTTCAAAATTGAAGAGTCATTGTCCTTGGCTCGGGAAGTAAACAACCCTAATACCTACTTTGGCAGAGAGCGTGGTGAACTGCCCACCATTCCGGTATATGATGAGACCAATGATGGCGGATTCGCAGGGATTGAGCCTGCTTACCATGGCGTGGCTAGAGGTATTAACTGGTATGGTTTGGCTAAACTTAATGATAACCGATATACTACAGATGGGATACTGGGGAATGTGAGTGCGCAGTACGAATTCATTGACGGACTTACCTATAAACTAAATGTAGGGATTGACTACACTGTAGCCCATAATTATAATTTTACTCCTACTTTCTTTTTCAGTACTTCTCAGGAAGCTTTCAATGATGTGGCCGACCTCAACGAAAATGTGGTTCGCAGCCTGGGAAGCTTGGTAGAGAATACACTGAATTATAATAAGGCTTTCGGGAAGCATAATATTGACTTGCTGGCTGGTTTCACCCAGCAGGTTGGCGAAAGCCGGAGTGTGGGTGCGCAGGTAACAGACTTCGCTACCAATGATTTGAGAGTGGTAGATGCAGCTAATGAAGAGATTAACTCTACGGGTAATTTGCAACAATATGCCCTTCAGTCTGTCCTGGGCAGGGTAAACTATAACTATGATGGCAAGTATCTGCTCAGCGCTACCATCCGTAGAGATGGCTCTTCCCGCTTCACTGAAGAAAACCGTTATGGTACCTTCCCTTCTATCTCACTGGGCTGGAGGGTTAGTGATGAAGCTTTCTTTCCCGAAGGTTTTGTCAGTGACTTAAAGCTAAGAGGTAGTTATGGTGAGTTGGGGTCCCAGAATATCGGTAATTATGTGACAATTACCGGCTTGAATATCTATACCGATTATTTCTTTGACGGTGGTCGTCAGTCAGGAACAGCCCTTACCAATTTTGCTAATCCTAATGTGGTCTGGGAGACAACCAAGACTACGGATATAGGTGCTGACATTGGCTTAATGGATGATAAAATCTCCATTACCCTGGATTACTTTAATAAACGTTCTGAAGATATTCTGACTGACCTTCCCATACCGGTGTATGGTGGGGTGGGGAGCTCAATTACTCAGAATGCCGCTACCATTGAAAACAGAGGCTTTGAATTTTCCGGAACCTATAACCATCTTCCCGTAGGCAACGGCCTTCAGTTTAGTGTTACGGCTAACTTCACAGTATTGGATAATGAAGTAATCAAATTGGGTGAGGGTGTAAGCCCAATCTCAGGAGGAGGCTTCACTCAACAATCGCTGGTGGCTACCCGTACTGAGGCAGGTTACCCTCTGGGAAGTTTTTACGGACATGTGGTAGAAGGAATTTACCAGACCCAGGAAGAAATAAACGCTGACGGACGTGCCAATGCCCAACTGGGAGACCTCAACTTTGTTGATTTGGATGAGGATGGAAATATTGACAATGATGACAGAACATTTTTAGGAGATCCTATTCCTGATTTTGAGTACGGAATGATCTTTAATGCAACCTACAAAAACTTCAATTTAAGTATGTTTTTACAGGGAGTTGAAGGAGTAGATATCTGGAATGCCAAGAAATTTCAGTTCATATTTGATGATGGGGGTAATAAAATTACCGATGTGCTGGACGCCTGGACTCCCGAAAACACAAATACAAATATCCCGCGGGCCACTGTGATTGATCCTGCGAATAATAAGCGCTCTTCTTCTTTCTATGTGGAAGATGGCTCTTACCTCCGCCTGAAGAGTATACAGCTGAGCTACGATTTACCTTCTTTGCTTACTGATAAAATAGGCATAGGAAACGCCAGGGTAAGTATCAGTGGACAAAACTTGCTGACCCTCACGCAGTACAGCGGCTATGACCCTGAAATAGGAAGGAATAGCGGTACCAAAGCTACCGGTTTGTTTGGCGCTGGCGTGGATGTGGAAGCTTATCCCCAGGCCCGTAGCGTATTTTTAGGTTTGGATATCTCTTTTTAA
- a CDS encoding RagB/SusD family nutrient uptake outer membrane protein: MKNKIIISLSLLLAFFPFSQCSDEVLDINDPNRLSPDLFWKNAEDAEKALVGVYSPLTTIPGWGRMLGAILTIHRSDIVNTFPQPAVNDVGTFNVVPTDGRVNEGWGELNAIVARANQVLANVPEIEMDEDRKAEILGETYFLRGFAHFYLLNMWGNIPLLTEPVNQVEDLFVEQASQSEVWASIKSDLSEAQSRLPQEWAAEELGRATWGAATAMLGKAYLYTEEWSAAAAEFKKIIDANLYQLVDNYQDNFLPETNNNAESVFELQYESSSDGNWGPSGTPNPQRGQAWEPDIAPKGYTSQKSVSVNQWVYDLYMKEQTLSGDVDPRAYATILWNYPGAMIYQDEFSNALTGEDLNKIWVRKYLNFERTSSLTPGSWSYSANNRRMIRYADVLLMYAEAENEANGPSTAVYDAVNQVRARADMPALPAGLSQEQMRQRIRDERVLELALEGDRFLDLLRWGIAADVFEEHPEYRSNSGSVFQRNKHEYLPIPQNDVDTNPNFEQNPGY, encoded by the coding sequence GTGAAAAATAAGATAATCATCTCGCTGAGCCTGCTTTTAGCCTTTTTTCCTTTCAGTCAGTGTAGTGATGAAGTATTGGATATCAATGATCCTAACCGTTTGAGCCCGGACCTTTTCTGGAAGAACGCTGAAGATGCGGAGAAAGCGCTGGTAGGTGTATACAGCCCGCTTACCACGATTCCCGGCTGGGGGCGCATGTTAGGCGCTATCCTTACTATTCATCGTTCGGATATTGTCAATACCTTTCCCCAACCAGCCGTAAATGATGTGGGGACCTTCAATGTGGTACCCACTGATGGTAGGGTGAATGAAGGCTGGGGAGAACTCAACGCCATAGTAGCCAGAGCAAACCAGGTGCTGGCTAATGTGCCCGAGATTGAAATGGATGAGGATAGAAAGGCTGAGATCTTAGGTGAAACTTATTTTCTCAGGGGCTTTGCCCACTTTTATCTGCTCAATATGTGGGGAAATATCCCTTTGCTCACTGAGCCGGTGAATCAAGTGGAAGACCTTTTTGTAGAGCAGGCCTCTCAGTCAGAAGTATGGGCAAGCATCAAATCGGATTTGTCCGAAGCACAAAGTCGTTTGCCGCAAGAGTGGGCGGCGGAAGAGCTGGGTAGAGCCACCTGGGGAGCCGCTACTGCCATGTTGGGTAAAGCCTACCTTTATACAGAAGAATGGTCGGCTGCCGCTGCTGAATTCAAAAAAATTATTGACGCCAACTTATATCAACTGGTAGATAATTATCAGGACAACTTTTTACCAGAAACCAATAATAATGCAGAGTCGGTTTTTGAGCTTCAGTATGAGAGTAGTAGCGATGGAAACTGGGGACCTAGTGGTACACCTAATCCTCAGCGTGGGCAAGCCTGGGAACCAGATATTGCTCCCAAAGGATATACCAGCCAAAAGAGTGTGAGCGTCAATCAGTGGGTGTATGATCTATATATGAAAGAGCAAACGCTATCCGGTGATGTTGACCCCAGAGCTTATGCTACCATTCTGTGGAATTATCCGGGGGCAATGATTTATCAGGATGAATTTAGCAACGCGCTCACAGGAGAAGACCTGAATAAAATATGGGTACGTAAATACCTTAACTTTGAAAGAACCAGCTCACTGACTCCCGGAAGCTGGTCTTACTCAGCCAACAACCGCCGGATGATACGTTATGCTGATGTGCTTCTGATGTATGCTGAGGCTGAGAACGAAGCTAATGGCCCAAGTACCGCGGTATATGATGCTGTAAATCAGGTAAGAGCAAGAGCAGATATGCCAGCTTTACCTGCCGGTCTGAGTCAGGAGCAGATGCGTCAGCGCATCAGAGATGAGAGAGTGTTAGAGTTAGCCCTGGAAGGGGATCGTTTTCTTGACCTGCTCCGTTGGGGGATTGCTGCCGATGTATTTGAGGAGCATCCAGAGTACCGTTCCAATAGCGGAAGTGTGTTTCAAAGAAATAAACATGAATATCTTCCTATTCCTCAAAACGATGTAGATACCAATCCTAACTTTGAACAGAATCCCGGCTATTGA
- the murI gene encoding glutamate racemase, which yields MIPQTQIHGPIGIFDSGYGGLTIFREIVKTLPQYDYIYLGDNARVPYGIRSYETVYRYTLECVRHLFAMGCRLVILACNTASAKALRTIQQRDLPLMDPYRRVLGVIRPTTEIIGTLSQSGHVGILATVGTVKSESYIIEINKFFPQVKVFQEACPMWVPLVENNEHTSGGADYFIQKHLDQLLAQSSQIDTIALACTHYPLLSSKISRYLPEHIRLLTQGEIVTHSLLSYLEHHPDLEERCSKNGQVVFYTTESTEDFDSKAAIFLGHTVASKHLEL from the coding sequence TTGATTCCTCAGACACAGATACATGGCCCTATCGGTATTTTTGACTCCGGCTACGGAGGACTCACCATCTTTCGCGAAATTGTCAAAACGCTACCCCAGTACGATTATATTTACCTGGGCGATAATGCCCGTGTGCCGTACGGAATTCGTTCCTATGAGACGGTGTACCGTTACACCCTGGAATGCGTAAGACATCTTTTTGCTATGGGTTGTCGTTTGGTGATACTTGCCTGTAATACGGCTTCTGCCAAAGCGCTGCGTACCATACAGCAACGTGACCTGCCACTGATGGACCCCTATCGCCGGGTACTGGGTGTGATTCGTCCTACGACTGAGATCATTGGTACGCTTTCTCAAAGTGGTCATGTAGGCATACTGGCAACGGTCGGAACTGTAAAGTCTGAATCTTATATCATTGAGATCAACAAATTTTTTCCTCAGGTAAAAGTCTTTCAGGAAGCCTGCCCGATGTGGGTACCCTTGGTAGAAAATAATGAGCATACGTCGGGAGGGGCAGATTATTTTATACAGAAGCATCTGGACCAGTTGTTGGCTCAATCCTCACAGATTGATACCATCGCTTTGGCCTGTACGCATTACCCTCTGCTTAGCAGTAAGATAAGCAGGTATCTGCCGGAACATATCAGACTGCTTACGCAGGGCGAGATTGTTACGCATAGTTTATTAAGCTATCTGGAACACCACCCGGACCTGGAGGAACGATGCAGCAAAAACGGGCAGGTAGTTTTTTATACCACCGAGTCTACTGAGGATTTTGACAGTAAGGCAGCAATCTTTTTAGGGCATACCGTAGCTTCAAAACATCTGGAGTTGTAA
- a CDS encoding VCBS repeat-containing protein yields MKEYRFLSYVSLFVVTSMLSCSELHHEFQLFEQLSSDDTGISFSNTITENDSVNVLDYYYCYNGGGVAVGDFNNDSLVDIFFSGNMVSSRLYLNQGNFQFQDITEESGINTASWVTGVSVVDINTDGWLDIYLNVAGSKAEKSYPNLLFINQGIQQNGQLSFEEAAREYGLADTAYSVQSAFFDYDRDGDLDMYLMTNTVNFVDKSYVHDKDYPLTEGLTTDKLYRNTGVSDSLGHPLFIDISEAAGIMHEGYGLGIAIDDLNADGWPDVYVANDFMPNDLLYINQQDGSFREQAARSQRHQSYNGMGVDISDVNNDLLPDIMVVDMLPENNERRKTTIAEMNYERFRRELGAGYIPQFMRNTLQINRGNDPEGITQFADVSQLSGVHATDWSWAPLFADFDNDGLRDIYITNGFVKDITNLDFGRYVASSTVFGTELHKKERKKELAAQLKSVKVSNFLYQNAGAFAFVDQSAAWGIRKPSFSNGAAHADLDNDGDLDLVVNNINEEAFIFRNRSEEREEKNFYLRLRLKGSTQNPGGIGAKLFVYQGENSQYYYHMPVRGYLSSIHTPVHIGLGTQQQVDSIKIIWPDGKQQLLKSIQSDQAVVFDYQQAHRVNGQKSATKSSALFTEVNDSCKVHFQHQENTHIDFYSEPLLPKMYSQGGPGIAVGQIDGEPGDDFLLGGAKGFAATLFLQNRDASFAQQTWMPDEKEYEDMGMLLFDYDEDGDNDLYVVSGGSEFKADTKAYQDRLYSNDGQGNFSLMPDALPQVTASGSCVVGSDYDQDGDIDLFVGGRYLPNAYPKAPKSYLLENDKKRFYDKTQEVEGLSELGMVNAASWTDFDNDGWIDLIVVGEWMPVTFFQNQQGNLVNITEELGLENTQGWWSSIQAVDLDMDGDMDYVLGNMGTNVDYAPSDEKPLNIYAYDYDANGKLDPLLTRYLVNRDDEEAMYPFHSRDDIFRQLVPLKKSFQGYEEFASSEVGEIIPTELLSKAEKFKASHFESIVLLNQGGHKFAMRPLPVEAQFSAVYGIQSDDFNADGIPDLLLSGNSYANEILYGWQDASLGVMLLGDGKGGFDALTPQESGLYLKGDTRGLCMMHDLHDRKLFIAAVNADSLKILSPSRQAEQKLLQANPMDAYVLIEYQNGSVAKHEFQYGSAYLSQSARTISISQTVKSIRIVDYQGRERKLDF; encoded by the coding sequence ATGAAGGAGTACCGGTTTTTATCATATGTGTCGTTGTTTGTAGTGACCTCTATGCTGTCATGCAGTGAGCTTCATCACGAATTCCAATTGTTTGAACAACTGTCCAGTGATGATACCGGCATCTCTTTCTCCAATACCATCACCGAAAATGATTCGGTCAATGTGCTGGATTATTACTATTGTTACAATGGCGGTGGTGTAGCAGTAGGAGACTTTAATAATGATAGCCTTGTGGATATTTTTTTCTCCGGAAATATGGTGTCCTCTCGCTTATATCTGAACCAGGGCAATTTTCAGTTTCAGGATATCACTGAGGAATCAGGAATCAATACTGCAAGCTGGGTTACCGGAGTTTCTGTAGTAGATATAAATACAGACGGTTGGCTGGATATCTATCTGAATGTAGCCGGTTCCAAGGCAGAGAAAAGCTATCCCAACCTGCTTTTCATCAATCAGGGCATTCAGCAGAATGGTCAACTCAGCTTTGAAGAGGCTGCCCGGGAATACGGACTGGCAGACACAGCTTATAGTGTACAGTCTGCTTTTTTTGACTATGACCGGGATGGTGACCTGGACATGTACCTCATGACCAATACAGTCAATTTTGTAGACAAAAGCTATGTGCATGATAAAGACTATCCACTGACAGAAGGACTTACTACTGACAAGCTTTATCGAAATACGGGTGTATCAGACTCGCTAGGACACCCGCTCTTCATAGATATATCGGAAGCAGCAGGCATTATGCATGAAGGCTACGGATTGGGGATTGCCATTGATGACCTCAATGCTGACGGTTGGCCGGATGTGTATGTAGCCAACGATTTTATGCCCAACGATCTGCTATACATCAACCAGCAGGATGGAAGCTTCAGAGAGCAGGCAGCCCGAAGCCAGCGGCACCAAAGCTACAATGGCATGGGTGTAGATATCAGCGATGTCAACAATGACCTTTTGCCGGATATCATGGTTGTAGATATGCTGCCCGAAAATAATGAGCGTCGTAAAACCACCATCGCTGAGATGAACTATGAGCGCTTTAGAAGAGAGCTGGGAGCGGGCTATATCCCTCAGTTTATGCGCAATACTTTACAGATCAATCGTGGCAACGACCCTGAAGGTATTACGCAATTTGCGGATGTCAGTCAGCTGAGCGGTGTACATGCCACCGACTGGAGTTGGGCCCCACTTTTCGCCGACTTTGATAATGATGGTTTGCGGGATATTTACATTACCAATGGTTTTGTAAAAGATATTACCAATCTTGATTTTGGGCGTTATGTAGCTTCATCAACCGTTTTTGGAACTGAGCTGCACAAGAAGGAAAGAAAAAAAGAGCTGGCAGCGCAGCTCAAAAGCGTAAAAGTTTCCAACTTCCTTTACCAGAATGCGGGAGCTTTTGCCTTTGTAGATCAGTCAGCAGCCTGGGGAATTCGTAAGCCTTCCTTCTCTAATGGCGCTGCTCATGCTGACCTGGACAATGATGGAGATCTTGACCTGGTGGTCAACAACATCAATGAAGAGGCTTTTATCTTCAGAAACCGTAGTGAAGAAAGAGAAGAGAAAAACTTTTACCTCAGGCTGAGATTAAAAGGCAGTACGCAGAATCCTGGCGGAATAGGTGCTAAGCTATTTGTCTATCAGGGAGAAAACAGTCAGTACTATTATCATATGCCGGTGCGGGGGTATCTATCCAGCATACACACGCCTGTCCATATCGGCCTGGGTACACAGCAGCAGGTAGATTCTATAAAGATAATCTGGCCCGATGGAAAGCAGCAGCTTTTGAAGAGTATTCAATCTGATCAGGCAGTAGTATTTGACTATCAGCAGGCGCATAGGGTGAACGGTCAAAAGTCAGCTACTAAATCCAGTGCACTTTTCACTGAGGTTAATGATTCATGTAAGGTGCACTTTCAGCATCAGGAGAATACACATATTGATTTTTATTCAGAGCCGCTACTTCCCAAAATGTACTCTCAGGGAGGTCCGGGTATAGCGGTGGGGCAGATAGATGGAGAGCCAGGGGATGATTTTTTGCTGGGAGGAGCCAAAGGATTTGCCGCCACACTTTTTCTGCAGAATCGGGATGCAAGTTTTGCTCAACAAACATGGATGCCGGATGAAAAGGAGTATGAAGACATGGGGATGCTGCTTTTTGACTATGATGAGGATGGTGACAATGATCTTTATGTAGTGAGTGGAGGCAGTGAATTCAAGGCAGATACAAAAGCTTATCAGGACAGGCTTTACAGTAATGACGGGCAGGGTAACTTTAGTCTGATGCCGGATGCTTTACCACAGGTTACCGCCAGCGGTAGCTGTGTAGTAGGTTCTGATTATGATCAGGATGGAGATATTGACCTGTTCGTGGGAGGAAGGTATCTACCCAATGCTTATCCTAAAGCACCCAAAAGTTATCTGTTGGAAAATGACAAAAAGAGATTTTATGATAAGACCCAGGAGGTGGAAGGATTAAGTGAGCTGGGAATGGTCAATGCAGCTAGCTGGACTGACTTTGATAATGATGGCTGGATTGATCTGATCGTAGTAGGAGAGTGGATGCCGGTTACCTTCTTTCAGAATCAGCAGGGCAATTTAGTCAATATTACAGAAGAGCTTGGTTTAGAAAACACCCAGGGATGGTGGAGTAGTATACAAGCAGTAGACCTGGACATGGATGGTGATATGGATTATGTGTTGGGCAATATGGGAACAAATGTTGATTATGCTCCCAGCGATGAAAAACCCCTTAACATCTATGCTTACGACTATGATGCCAATGGTAAATTAGATCCCCTTTTAACCCGTTATTTAGTCAATCGGGACGATGAAGAGGCCATGTATCCCTTCCATAGCCGCGATGACATTTTTCGTCAATTAGTACCTCTCAAAAAGAGTTTCCAGGGCTATGAAGAATTTGCGTCTTCCGAAGTTGGTGAGATTATTCCCACTGAATTGCTCAGCAAAGCTGAGAAATTTAAGGCTTCTCACTTTGAGAGTATTGTACTCTTGAATCAAGGGGGGCATAAATTTGCTATGCGACCATTGCCGGTAGAAGCGCAGTTTTCAGCAGTATATGGAATACAAAGTGATGACTTTAACGCTGATGGCATTCCCGATCTTTTACTCAGCGGTAACTCTTACGCCAATGAAATCCTGTACGGGTGGCAGGATGCTTCACTGGGGGTAATGCTGCTAGGTGATGGTAAAGGAGGTTTTGACGCCCTTACACCACAGGAAAGCGGATT